GGGCACAGGGCGAAGGGCAAAGAGTTGAGAGAAGAAACGTGGCTACGTCAGCCGTGGCGGAAGCGGATGTCGCGGATCTTGGCGTCGGGCAGTTTTTCCTGGAGGCGTTTGAGGATCTTCACTTTTTCGAGCGAGAGGGCGTGATGCGCGGTGGGCTGCATGAGGCGCACGGTCAACACACCGCGCTCAAAGGCATCGGGGCGCGTCATCTTGAAAAGAAAGGTGCCGACGATCTCCTCCCACGCGGCGAGGATGTCCTCCAGCTTCACGCGGTTGGCCATGCCGTACTTCGCCATGATCTGCGTGGCGAGATCACCGACCTTGAGCGTGGGCAGGTCGATGAGCGGGCCGTTGTCCACGCCACGCCACGCGGAGAGCAGGTTGTGGCGCAGGCGCATGGTGGCGGTGGGCTTGCGGTTGTTCATGGGCG
The Prosthecobacter sp. genome window above contains:
- a CDS encoding DUF721 domain-containing protein; protein product: MNNRKPTATMRLRHNLLSAWRGVDNGPLIDLPTLKVGDLATQIMAKYGMANRVKLEDILAAWEEIVGTFLFKMTRPDAFERGVLTVRLMQPTAHHALSLEKVKILKRLQEKLPDAKIRDIRFRHG